The Rhinoraja longicauda isolate Sanriku21f chromosome 19, sRhiLon1.1, whole genome shotgun sequence genome includes a window with the following:
- the LOC144602762 gene encoding zinc-binding protein A33-like, giving the protein MATKDQVDSLTEEVVCPICLDFFTDPVSLECGHNFCRFCITQSWDREGRNCCPECGEEFVNRTLGISRALARLSEKFRTLRQNQENRVTFHCEEHQEELKLFCEADKTLICVICAAGRKHKSHSFALIAEAAEFYKDQVKSSFESLAKKKSEIQQMEQQQKEKISEVLKQSHNLQSQITSQFAELDQILTEKKQSILADIWEEEKRILCTMEKNLEELQENVNSIQKELLKLQEQIDQKDSVAILREQAGGKTRDSEEMKTLSVTDGALTIDKIDHHFLMNTLWRETSAIKRVSITLDVETAHPHLEVSEDRKRVRWTGTLMNLPDTGKRFTVSRCVLGSEGFTSGRHYWEVEVAEIRCWSLGVAAVSVERKRVVALTPEAGVWIIRRRGDKFDPFASYRSRLPARPIPGRVGVYLSYESGTVSFYDADTKSHLHTFTGNKFTEKLYPFFWTSAENQWLRI; this is encoded by the exons ATGGCTAcgaaagaccaggtcgacagtttaaccgaggaggtcgtttgtcccatctgcctggatttcttcaccgatccggtgtcactggagtgtgggcataACTTCTGCCGcttctgtatcacacagagttgggacagggaggggagaaactgctGCCCggaatgtggagaggagtttGTGAACCGCACCCTCGGGAtaagtcgggccttggcgagactgtcaGAGAAATTTCGGACACTGCGCCAGAATCAGGAGAACAGGGTTACATTCCACTGTgaagaacatcaggaagaactaaaGCTGTTTTGTGAAGCTGATAAGACgctgatctgtgtgatttgtgcagctgggcggaaaCACAAATCTCACAGCTTCGCGCTGATAGCAGAAGCTGCTGAattctacaag GATCAAGTGAAATCTTCCTTCGAATCTCTCGCAAAAAAGaaatcagagatccagcaaatggagcagcaacagaaagagaagatttctgaagttctg aaaCAGTCACACAATcttcagtcacagatcacatcccagtttgctgaactggaccagattctcactgagaaaaagCAGAGCATACTGGCAGATAtctgggaggaagagaagaggattctatgtacaatggagaaaaatcttgaaGAGCTTCAAGAGAATGTAAATTCCATTCAGAAGGAACTCTTAAAGCTACAGGAGCAGATTGATCAAAAAGACAGTGTGGCAATTCTGAGG GAGCAAGCTGGTGGGAAGACGAG ggaTAGTGAGGAAATGAAAACACTCTCAGTGACAGACGGTGCCTTAACGATTGACAAAATCGATCACCACTTTTTGATGAACACGTTGTGGAGAGAAACATCTGCCATTAAACGAG tctccatcaccctggatgtggaaacggcGCATCCTCacctcgaggtgtctgaggatcggaagagggtgagatggaccgggacCCTGATgaatctccctgacaccgggaagaggtttacagttagtcggtgtgtgctgggatcggagggattcacatcggggagacattactgggaggtggaggtggcggagattcggtgctggagtctgggagtcgccgcagtgtctgtggagaggaagcgaGTGGTGGCACTGACCCCGGAGGCTGGAGTCTGGATCATCAGGCGGCGGGGTGACAAATTTGATCCATTCGCCTCCTATCGATCCcgcctccccgcccgtcccatccccgggagggtgggagtttatctcagttacgagtccgggacagtttcattttatgaCGCGGACACCaaatcccatctccacaccttcactgggaataaattcacggagaaactttatcctttcttctggacttCGGCTGAgaaccagtggctgagaatctga